The DNA region GCCGACTTCGCCGCACTGCCGCTCCCCGAGTCGTACCGCGCGATCACCGTGCACAAGGACGAGACGGAGATGTTCACCGGTCTCGCCACCCGTGACAAGGACCCCCGCAAGTCGATCCACCTGGACGACGTGCCGGTGCCGGAACTCGGTCCCGGCGAGGCTCTGGTGGCCGTGATGGCCTCCTCGGTCAACTACAACTCCGTGTGGACCTCGATCTTCGAGCCCATGGCGACCTTCGGGTTCCTGGAGCGCTACGGCAAGCTCAGCGACCTCACCAAGCGCCACGACCTGCCGTACCACATCATCGGTTCGGACCTGGCGGGCGTCGTGCTGCGCACCGGGCCGGGCGTGAACGCCTGGCGGCCCGGTGACGAGGTCGTCGCGCACTGCCTGTCCGTCGAGCTGGAGTCCAGCGACGGGCACAACGACACGATGCTCGACCCCGAGCAGCGCATCTGGGGCTTCGAGACGAACTTCGGCGGCCTGGCAGAGATCGCACTCGTGAAGTCCAACCAGCTGATGCCCAAGCCCGACCACCTGTCGTGGGAGGAGGCCGCCGCCCCCGGTCTTGTGAACTCCACCGCCTACCGGCAGCTGGTCTCCCGCAACGGCGCCGGCATGAAGCAGGGCGACAACGTCCTCATCTGGGGCGCCAGCGGCGGACTCGGCTCGTACGCCACCCAGTTCGCGCTCGCCGGCGGCGCCAACCCCATCTGCGTGGTGAGCAGCCCGCAGAAGGCGGACATCTGCCGCGCGATGGGCGCCGAGGCGATCATCGACCGCAACGCCGAGGACTACAGGTTCTGGAAGGACGAGCACAACCAGGACCCGAAGGAGTGGAAGCGCTTCGGCAAGCGC from Streptomyces sp. NBC_00258 includes:
- the ccrA gene encoding crotonyl-CoA carboxylase/reductase, with protein sequence MKEILDAIQSRTATSADFAALPLPESYRAITVHKDETEMFTGLATRDKDPRKSIHLDDVPVPELGPGEALVAVMASSVNYNSVWTSIFEPMATFGFLERYGKLSDLTKRHDLPYHIIGSDLAGVVLRTGPGVNAWRPGDEVVAHCLSVELESSDGHNDTMLDPEQRIWGFETNFGGLAEIALVKSNQLMPKPDHLSWEEAAAPGLVNSTAYRQLVSRNGAGMKQGDNVLIWGASGGLGSYATQFALAGGANPICVVSSPQKADICRAMGAEAIIDRNAEDYRFWKDEHNQDPKEWKRFGKRIRELTGGEDVDIVFEHPGRETFGASVYVTRKGGTIVTCASTSGYNHEYDNRYLWMSLKRIIGSHFANYREAWEANRLIAKGKIHPTLSRVYSLEETGQAAYDVHRNLHQGKVGVLALAPTEGLGVRDEEKRAQHVDAINRFRNI